A genomic region of Acidobacteriota bacterium contains the following coding sequences:
- a CDS encoding prolyl oligopeptidase family serine peptidase, with protein MNNASRWKGTPLFLTRGKLDSRVPEGDVLGLKSQLRDAGANVWFIYANEAGHGVGGRFVTAAMYEFIKTHLRRK; from the coding sequence TTGAACAATGCTTCAAGGTGGAAGGGGACACCGTTGTTCCTGACCAGGGGAAAACTCGACTCAAGGGTCCCCGAAGGGGATGTTCTCGGCCTCAAGTCTCAACTGCGAGATGCGGGAGCCAATGTTTGGTTCATATATGCCAACGAGGCGGGACATGGCGTCGGAGGACGCTTTGTCACGGCGGCGATGTATGAATTTATTAAGACTCACTTACGGAGGAAATGA
- a CDS encoding prolyl oligopeptidase family serine peptidase translates to MNRINHNQIKFLSRAVILFCLLVSVHGQQSDDLPVPPSFKLEGVPRIKNEDVKHLFFEPSAIKNNLIWDADRATRQLFVTDEKNAIYSVESPLAKPNLAIDGRVPNTFRVSPNSSVVAFNNDKEDPDNYALFLWDGKAEARKLSSFNGKDDSVDSFIWERDGKSIYYTLNDYETKLTKLCQSDLSASKCFSLELKGLWNVIDIDQGNILLKYWKSSSNQHIFNYSIRSGKLTPLSESGNATKAFFAAGKAFVIAEDSPECGGSRCLISIDPRTNKKESIGLQNVRGYLGDIKPSPDGKSLLVQEALNGIDSLWIGKIKDRKIVPTASNFLGGSYVVWNTRWLSETEVVFTIENISQPALIQSFDLRSKKTTTWTNSNLPEVLTGTVKPPETIRWRSFDSKEISGYIVKPTKIEKKSPVLVFIHGGPQVLDRPTFSSLDVRFATFLGLSIIHTNIRGSRGFGNEFMDADNGSKREDAVRDISSLLDWIGKQPDLDADNVIIRGESYGGFVALATGLKESSRIRAVIAEYPLVSIRNYLQQSWIDEFAKNEYGDPKDEILMKSLMSFLR, encoded by the coding sequence ATGAACAGAATAAATCACAACCAAATTAAGTTTCTGTCGCGGGCGGTTATCCTCTTTTGCTTGCTCGTCTCAGTACACGGGCAGCAGTCTGACGATCTTCCAGTGCCACCCAGCTTCAAATTGGAGGGGGTTCCGCGAATCAAGAATGAAGATGTCAAGCATTTGTTCTTTGAACCGTCCGCGATAAAAAACAATTTGATATGGGATGCTGATCGAGCGACGCGACAACTGTTTGTCACCGATGAAAAGAATGCCATCTATTCAGTAGAGTCGCCATTGGCTAAGCCAAATTTGGCGATTGACGGAAGGGTGCCAAACACTTTTCGAGTAAGTCCAAACTCTTCAGTCGTTGCTTTTAACAACGACAAAGAGGACCCGGATAATTACGCGCTTTTCCTGTGGGACGGAAAAGCTGAGGCTCGAAAGCTATCGAGCTTTAATGGAAAGGACGATTCAGTTGATTCATTTATCTGGGAACGAGATGGAAAAAGCATTTATTACACTCTCAACGACTACGAAACTAAGTTAACCAAACTCTGTCAAAGCGATTTGAGTGCGAGCAAGTGCTTCTCCCTGGAGCTGAAGGGCCTTTGGAATGTGATCGACATCGACCAAGGAAACATCTTGCTCAAGTACTGGAAATCATCCAGCAATCAACACATTTTCAATTATTCGATCCGCAGCGGCAAACTCACACCGCTTTCTGAATCAGGAAATGCGACGAAAGCGTTTTTCGCGGCCGGAAAGGCGTTCGTTATAGCAGAAGATTCGCCGGAGTGCGGGGGTAGTCGATGCTTGATTTCGATTGATCCACGCACCAACAAGAAGGAAAGTATAGGTCTTCAGAATGTCCGAGGATACCTGGGGGACATAAAGCCTTCGCCCGATGGAAAATCACTATTGGTTCAAGAAGCATTAAACGGAATCGACAGCCTCTGGATAGGAAAGATCAAAGACCGAAAAATTGTTCCAACCGCTTCAAACTTTCTGGGCGGCTCGTATGTAGTTTGGAACACCCGTTGGCTTTCCGAAACCGAGGTCGTCTTCACCATTGAAAATATCAGTCAACCTGCATTGATACAGTCGTTCGATCTCAGATCGAAGAAAACAACCACTTGGACGAACTCCAATTTGCCTGAGGTTTTGACGGGCACCGTGAAACCTCCCGAAACAATACGTTGGAGGTCTTTCGATAGTAAAGAAATTTCTGGATACATCGTCAAACCCACGAAAATTGAAAAGAAAAGTCCCGTGCTAGTGTTTATCCACGGTGGACCTCAGGTGCTCGACCGCCCGACATTTAGTTCTCTCGATGTCCGGTTTGCGACGTTCCTCGGGTTGTCCATTATCCACACTAACATCCGTGGATCGAGAGGATTCGGTAATGAATTCATGGATGCGGATAACGGCTCCAAAAGAGAGGATGCCGTTCGAGATATTAGCTCGCTCCTCGATTGGATCGGAAAGCAGCCGGACCTCGACGCGGATAACGTGATCATCCGTGGCGAAAGCTACGGGGGCTTCGTGGCTCTAGCGACCGGGCTTAAGGAATCTTCCCGAATCCGGGCCGTCATCGCCGAATATCCGCTAGTGTCGATCAGGAATTATCTGCAGCAAAGCTGGATCGATGAATTTGCAAAAAATGAATACGGCGATCCAAAAGACGAAATCTTAATGAAAAGCTTGATGAGCTTTCTCCGTTGA
- a CDS encoding CHAT domain-containing protein: MSDKQTGSKQTQGFSTQGLQLPEDVAIVSHEFTPSGQLLAFVIESAKPLRAVKLAVNDVQATKLASETQTKIKDRIFFKVDGKKIYDLLLKPLELKSNHLVIVPDKLLWRIPFHALSPDGNKYLIETNTVSYSPSVYLLKQQLLSEPPRRQTIQIFANDTFNRQKLAHVNSEAIGIGKLFGSSPRLNAAKSDFLKSSADADILHFSMHAQLDSENPLSSFLAFQQNAADSGKLTVNDLLSVRLKPNNLAFLASCDTSKVHSGEGLVSIPWAMLGSGSSSVVSSQWEASDRATQKFSGIFYRELLKGSSTASSLQTAARELINDKSSGFHEPYFWGGFTLLGDFR, encoded by the coding sequence GTGAGCGATAAGCAAACAGGGAGCAAGCAAACTCAGGGTTTCTCGACACAGGGTTTGCAACTTCCCGAGGACGTGGCAATAGTTTCACATGAATTCACGCCGTCAGGTCAACTCCTTGCCTTCGTAATTGAATCAGCAAAACCATTACGTGCAGTTAAACTTGCCGTCAATGACGTACAGGCCACAAAACTCGCCTCAGAAACTCAAACTAAGATAAAGGATCGTATTTTCTTCAAGGTCGATGGGAAGAAAATCTACGATCTATTGCTAAAACCATTGGAACTGAAATCAAATCACCTAGTGATCGTCCCTGACAAACTTTTGTGGAGAATACCTTTCCATGCCCTGAGCCCAGACGGTAATAAGTACTTAATCGAGACGAATACGGTTTCGTATTCGCCTTCTGTTTATTTACTAAAGCAACAACTCTTATCTGAACCGCCTCGAAGACAGACTATTCAGATCTTTGCAAATGATACTTTTAACCGTCAGAAACTAGCCCATGTAAATAGCGAGGCGATAGGCATTGGAAAGTTATTCGGAAGTTCTCCTCGACTGAATGCCGCCAAATCGGATTTCCTCAAATCTTCGGCGGACGCTGACATCCTACATTTCTCCATGCACGCCCAACTCGATAGCGAAAATCCTCTATCTTCATTTCTTGCCTTTCAGCAGAATGCCGCCGACTCCGGCAAATTAACCGTCAACGATCTCCTATCGGTCCGGCTCAAGCCGAACAACTTAGCATTCCTCGCATCCTGCGACACGAGCAAAGTGCATAGCGGCGAAGGGCTGGTTAGTATTCCTTGGGCAATGCTGGGATCTGGGAGTTCATCGGTAGTTTCGTCGCAATGGGAAGCAAGCGATCGTGCAACCCAAAAATTCAGCGGAATTTTCTACCGAGAACTTCTTAAAGGGTCATCGACGGCATCTTCACTGCAAACAGCTGCACGTGAATTGATTAACGACAAGTCATCCGGATTTCATGAACCCTATTTCTGGGGAGGTTTTACACTCCTTGGAGATTTTCGGTAG